A region of the Stieleria neptunia genome:
ACTCGCCTACGCTTGGTACTGCTATTACGTCCCCTCCAATCGCGTCGCTTGGGCTGAAAGCTACGCTTCTGCTCAAACGAAAGCCATTCAGACTGGGAAACCCATACTGCTCTATTTTACCGGCGAGTGGTGCGTTCCGTGTCGGATTATGAAACGCAACGTATGGGCCGACGAACAGGTGGCGGCATCGGTCAATGCGGAATTCATCCCTGTGGAAATTGACGTGGACGACCCTGACGACGCTGCTGTGTTAGCTCGCTACAACATCGTCGGCTCTCCCTTCACGATCGTTACCGATCAGGAAGGGAACGTTCTGCGATGGCGAGAAGGGGGACTCGAAAAATCCGAATTTCTCGAATTCCTCAAGGCATCCAATTCATTCGTTTCTGAGGATTCTTAGTGCCAAACGCCACGGCTACCGTTTCACCACAGAGAAATGAACGAAGAGCTTGGGGCACTGGTGCGGTGAATCCGGCAGACTCTGTCGTGGCCGGCTCGATCTCCAAGAGCTTCACGGCGCTGGCCGTCATGCAACTGGTTGAGGCAGGCACGGTCGACCTAGACACCGAGCTCTCGCAATATCTTGACGGTTTTTCGGGCCGGCGAACTTCACCGACAAAACCTACCGAGAGCATTTGGACTTCCGCTCGCTTAACGGCATCTTCGTCTTTCGACCCAGCGTAAATGCCTACTTTGGAACAGACTGGACGGTTTGGAATCGGACAGGGAAAGCAAACTCAGTCGGTGTCCGTCGCTGTTGTAGGAATTCGTGTCGTCTGATTCGCCTGACCTTGCATGGATCGTTTGTTGGCGGTGTAAATGATTGCCGGCACCGCCGAATGGTCGCTCAAAAAATCGCCAGACGTTCAGGCTGTGGAGCACACCGTCGAGGCTGAGCCGACTATCATTGCTTGTTTAGGTGCAAATTCGGACTTTTCGAGAGGCGTGATAAATACCTTGAATCTAAGTGTTAGTAGATGAACGACATCACGCAAAAATTGGAGCCGGACGAAGCTTCACAGCAGCTTTCGACAACGGATCTGCTCCCTCTGGTTTACGACGAGCTGAAGAAGTTGGCTGCGGCCCGTTTGGCTCTGGAAGGCCCCGGACATAGCCTTCAAACGACGGCTCTTGTTCATGAGGCTTATACGCGTCTTGTCGGATCGCACCGGAGCCCACGATGGGACGGTCGCGGCCACTTCTTTGCGGCCGCGGCGGAGGCGATGAGGCGGATTCTTGTCGATCATGCGCGTAACGCACGTCGCCAGAAACGTGGCGGTACCGCAAAATCCGTTCCGCTGGAATTGATCGATCTGCACTGGCAGCCAGAGTACGGCGATATCCTGGATTTACATGAGGCGTTGGACGGTCTGGCGGAAGTCTCCCCGCCGGCGGCCGAATTGGTCAAGTTGCGATGTTTCGCTGGCCAAACGTACGCGGAGGCCGCGTTATTGATGGACATCTCCCCCCGAACCGCGAAACGATACTGGGCATTTGCACGCGCATGGCTGTATCGCGCGATCGCTACGCCGGAAACGCGACTCGAATCGGACTGATTTTTCTGTTTTCGTGGCACCCCGGTACATCAAACGGAGCATTGAACCACTGAAGGCGTCTTCTGCACGTCGATCTCCTACCAAAAATTGATCCTGCCGAAGAATCCATGACCCGCGAGCGATCCGCCCAAAGCATGCCAGACAGAAGGATCCAAGAAATCTTCTCGATGGCGATCGAGATCGATTCCGCTGCGAAGCGAAAAC
Encoded here:
- a CDS encoding thioredoxin family protein, coding for MQSKFPITGDHESRPNGKSFFHFWRCFWLSFLVISLAYAWYCYYVPSNRVAWAESYASAQTKAIQTGKPILLYFTGEWCVPCRIMKRNVWADEQVAASVNAEFIPVEIDVDDPDDAAVLARYNIVGSPFTIVTDQEGNVLRWREGGLEKSEFLEFLKASNSFVSEDS
- a CDS encoding serine hydrolase; the encoded protein is MNPADSVVAGSISKSFTALAVMQLVEAGTVDLDTELSQYLDGFSGRRTSPTKPTESIWTSARLTASSSFDPA
- a CDS encoding ECF-type sigma factor; translated protein: MNDITQKLEPDEASQQLSTTDLLPLVYDELKKLAAARLALEGPGHSLQTTALVHEAYTRLVGSHRSPRWDGRGHFFAAAAEAMRRILVDHARNARRQKRGGTAKSVPLELIDLHWQPEYGDILDLHEALDGLAEVSPPAAELVKLRCFAGQTYAEAALLMDISPRTAKRYWAFARAWLYRAIATPETRLESD